The Falco cherrug isolate bFalChe1 chromosome 3, bFalChe1.pri, whole genome shotgun sequence genome segment ctctgcctctccttgctggctctggctgcagcagcagcaaagcgAAGGCACAGAGgaactcgggggggggggggggggggggggggggggcggggggcggggggcggcttCCGCTGCCCCAGggggcagagctctgcaggtAGCCAAGCCCAGCTCGGGGGGCAAGAGCTGATCCTCCAAGGTCCAGAGCATCCCCAGCATCTGGAGCATCCTGGAGTCCAGAGCATCCGCAGTATCCAGAGTTTCCTGGGTCCCGAGCATCCCCAGCATCCAAAGTATCCTGGGCCCAGGGCATCGCTGGCATCTGGAGTATCCTGGGGtccagagcatccctggcaTCAGAAGTAACCTGGGGTCCAGAGCATCCCAGCACCTGGAGCATCCAGAGCATCCTGGGGTCCAGATTATTCCCTGGTCCAGCGCATTCAGAGCATCCAGAACATCCTGCCATCCAGAGCATCCCCGGCATCTCGAGCATCCCAAGCCTCCCTGGTGTCCAGAGCATCCCCAGCATCCAGAAGCAGCGAAGCAGCGTCCATGGACATCGTGGAGCAGGGGGATTTGCAGGGACGAGGAAATGCCTGTCTGTGAGTAACGGGGAGGGGaaccttgctgctgctgatcGGCTCCTGGGAATGTCACTCTGCCCTGATCGCCAgtgaagagggagagagggggaagagagggagaggaggaggaggaggagaggagtCAGGAGGGCGGACACAGAGTGGAGAGGGAGAGGTGGTGCTTCTTCCCCTGGCGCTGGCTCTGGCGATGATCACCTAGCCCAGGTCATGCCTGGAGAAGGTCCCCGCAGCTCCcgagccagccctgccccccgGCTCCTCATGGAGGACGATCTGGGGGCCCCCAACGCCAGCATGCTGGGGGAGCACTcgctgctggtggggagcagctgggtggcCGCTTTCCTCTGCTTCATCATCCTGCTGACCACGGCAGGGAacttcctcctcatcctcctcatcATCACCCAGCGCTCCCTCCGCAACACCTCAAACTACTTCTTGGTGTCCCTCTTCATGTCCGACCTGATGGTGGGGCTGGTGGTCATGCCCCCCGCCATGCTCAACCAGCTCTATGGGCGCTGGGTGCTGCGGAGCGACTTCTGCTCCCTCTGGTACTCCTTCGACGTCATGTGCTGCAGCGCCTCCATCCTCAACCTCTGCATCATCAGCTTGGACCGCTACCTGCTCATCATCTCCCCCCTCAAATACAAGCTGCGAATGACCTCCTGCAGGGCCCTCTGGCTCATTCTGGCCACCTGGACCTTGGCTGCACTGGCCTCCTTCCTGCCCATCAAGATGGGCTGGCATGAGCTGGAGTTCGAGGTCCGGTCCCCCAACGTCACCTCCCAAGGGGACGAGGACCAGTGCCGGCTGCTGGTCAGCTTGCCCTACGCCTTGGTGGCCTCCTGCCTGACCTTCTTCCTCCCGTCCGCCGCCATCTCCTTCACCTACTGCCGCATCCTCCTGGCAGCCCGCAAGCAAGCGGTGCAGGTGGCTTCCCTCGCCTCCAACGTGgccaccgccaccaccaccgAGACCACGCCACAGGTAAGGTGGCCCCAGGGACGTTGCTCCTGGCGGACCCCAGTGATTTGAGTGCCTGGGGGGGGGTCTGCCCTCCAGGTGGCCTCGGGGCTGGAGCCAGCAAAGGGCTGGAACCAGCAGGGAGGGAGATTTTGGGCAGCACCCACCTCTCTGCTGTCCCCCCAAGGTGCCCCGTGTCTCACCCCAGCGATGCTGCGCTTTTAAGCTGCTCAGGAGCACAGTAACGGCatgagcagaagcagagaaataaattaagataCAGGCGAAAGCGCTCAGTGGTGCAAAATAAATGCGGTTTCGCCCCACTCTTGGCGAGCGTCATCCCAGAGGGTTTTAATCTTATCTGACTTTCCACTCGTAAatctgggccgtggtgggtgtGAGACATGCGGGGGAGAAGGAGTTTAATTAATAGCACATACCAAATTCTGGGGAGCACCTTGTTTTGAACAGCCGGCTTCTGTTTTTGTCACCTGGTCTATAACGGCAACTGCAAAATGCTTCCGTACTCGAGCGCTGGTTCAACCGGCGTGTGTGTTTTTATAGCCAAAACGTGGCTGCCCTTGTTTGTGTTTCTCCGGGAGAAGGTAATTGCCACTAAATCTAACAGCTTTAATTCCTTGTA includes the following:
- the HTR6 gene encoding 5-hydroxytryptamine receptor 6, whose product is MPGEGPRSSRASPAPRLLMEDDLGAPNASMLGEHSLLVGSSWVAAFLCFIILLTTAGNFLLILLIITQRSLRNTSNYFLVSLFMSDLMVGLVVMPPAMLNQLYGRWVLRSDFCSLWYSFDVMCCSASILNLCIISLDRYLLIISPLKYKLRMTSCRALWLILATWTLAALASFLPIKMGWHELEFEVRSPNVTSQGDEDQCRLLVSLPYALVASCLTFFLPSAAISFTYCRILLAARKQAVQVASLASNVATATTTETTPQVPRAPSQPAAGSESRRFATKHSKKALKASLTLGILLGMFFVAWLPFFVTNVTQAVCSCVPAGFFDVLTWLGYCNSTMNPIIYPLFMRDFKRAMGRYLPCCRRAGEPRPSAISLSMRNSNSGPRAATSLKNVLTLQAETDSVDSGALGNEQGLLPAGGGPPAPSPRLLNRFDAGPQPRQLGTPVA